A genomic stretch from Aedes albopictus strain Foshan chromosome 2, AalbF5, whole genome shotgun sequence includes:
- the LOC109399434 gene encoding inositol monophosphatase 1: MTLDLDECYEHVLGLVEQAGQIIASRNYGEKTVVEKSSNIDLLTETDQQVERLLMDGITGKYPDHKFIGEEETSAGKKAELTDDPTWIIDPVDGTMNFVHSFPHSCVSIALLVNKQAEIGIIYNPMVNQKFTARRGKGAFMNEKQIRVSGETRLEYALATTEFGTSRDEERTAIVLENIGKLVRVVHGMRSLGSAALNMAMVALGGADFNYECGIHAWDIAAGDLIVREAGGVCLDPAGGPLDLMSRRVLCASSQELADKVVPLLTQYYPHPRD; encoded by the exons ATGACCCTCGATTTGGACGAATGTTACGAACATGTTCTCGGACTGGTGGAACAAGCTGGCCAG ATCATCGCATCGAGGAACTATGGCGAGAAAACGGTTGTGGAGAAATCGAGTAACATTGATTTGTTAACCGAAACGGATCAGCAAGTTGAAAGACTTCTGATGGATGGCATTACTGGGAAATATCCCGATCACAA GTTCATTGGAGAGGAAGAAACTTCCGCTGGAAAGAAAGCAGAGCTGACCGATGATCCAACCTGGATCATCGATCCGGTGGATGGTACCATGAACTTCGTTCACAGTTTTCCCCATTCATGCGTTTCGATTGCGTTGCTCGTCAATAAG CAAGCAGAAATCGGAATCATCTACAATCCGATGGTGAATCAGAAATTTACGGCACGTAGAGGGAAAGGAGCATTCATGAATGAAAAACAGATTCGGGTGTCAGGTGAAACGCGTCTGGAGTATGCTTTGGCGACAACCGAATTCGGTACTAGCCGCGATGAGGAAAGGACTGCCATTGTGCTGGAGAACATCGGAAAACTGGTTCGAGTTGTTCATGG AATGCGCAGTCTGGGGTCTGCCGCGTTGAACATGGCTATGGTGGCACTGGGTGGAGCCGATTTCAACTACGAGTGCGGCATCCATGCTTGGGATATTGCTGCCGGGGATCTGATTGTCCGGGAAGCGGGAGGCGTCTGTCTGGATCCGGCCGGAGGTCCTCTGGATTTGATGTCTCGCCGGGTACTGTGTGCCAGTTCCCAGGAGTTGGCCGATAAAGTGGTTCCATTGCTGACGCAGTACTATCCCCATCCGCGGGACTAA